From Tiliqua scincoides isolate rTilSci1 chromosome 2, rTilSci1.hap2, whole genome shotgun sequence, the proteins below share one genomic window:
- the LOC136641896 gene encoding olfactory receptor 2T2-like yields MENANGTSWTEFLLVGLVHLKTPTLFFAVVLSMAFIALLGNSLLLFLILIDSTLHTPMYFFLSQLSIMDMGEILTVVPKMSASFLTQRYAISLSGCAAQIFFTLTMGSSESFVLAVMSYDRYVAICRPLQYPVLMRRTICIIMTVGIWSSSSLIMLVIAVYVQSLPYCESNMIDHFFCEFPALLKLSCTDTSAFEKVIYFDNVVVIFLPILVILSSYIAILVQVLSMRSVEGRHKALGTCLSHLFAVSIFLGAAILTYTVPVSSYSSQRSMINSVFITVVPPMLNPFIYSLRNRDVIAALKKVFIKCRPQK; encoded by the coding sequence ATGGAAAATGCAAATGGGACGTCATGGACCGAGTTTCTTCTTGTGGGGCTTGTACATCTAAAGACGCCCACTCTTTTCTTTGCTGTGGTGCTTTCGATGGCCTTCATTGCTCTGTTGGGGAACTCTCTCCTCCTGTTCCTTATCCTGATTGATTCCACCCTTCATACTCCAATGTACTTTTTCCTGAGTCAACTGTCCATCATGGATATGGGTGAAATTCTCACTGTGGTCCCTAAAATGTCAGCAAGCTTTTTAACACAGAGATACGCAATTTCACTCTCAGGGTGTGCAGCTCAGATTTTTTTCACTCTGACCATGGGGAGCTCAGAAAGCTTTGTCTTGGCTGTCATGTCATACGATAGGTATGTGGCCATCTGTAGGCCCTTGCAATACCCGGTCCTCATGAGGAGAACCATCTGCATTATCATGACAGTGGGGATCTGGTCATCATCATCACTTATCATGCTTGTCATTGCCGTTTATGTACAATCTCTTCCGTACTGTGAGTCAAACATGATTGACCATTTTTTTTGTGAGTTTCCAGCTCTTCTGAAGTTATCCTGCACTGACACATCTGCATTTGAAAAAGTCATATACTTTGACAATGTGGTGGTAATTTTTCTCCCTATCTTAGTAATCCTTTCTTCGTACATAGCCATCCTTGTGCAAGTTCTGAGCATGCGCTCAGTTGAAGGAAGGCACAAGGCCTTAGGGACCTGCTTGTCTCACTTATTTGCAGTGAGTATCTTTCTTGGGGCAGCAATACTGACCTACACTGTTCCTGTATCCTCTTATTCATCACAAAGGTCCATGATTAACTCTGTGTTCATCACTGTTGTCCCCCCAATGCTGAACCCTTTTATATACAGCCTGCGGAATCGGGATGTGATTGCAGCGCTGAAAAAGGTCTTTATAAAATGCAGACCACAGAAATGA
- the LOC136639006 gene encoding olfactory receptor 2T27-like, with amino-acid sequence MENANGTSWTEFLLVGLVHLKSPTVFFAVVLFMAFIALLGNSLLLFLIQFDSTLHTPMYFFLSQLSCMDMGQIFIVVPKMSVSFLTQRYAISLSGCVAQIFLTLTMGSSESFVLAVMSYDRYVAICRPLQYPVLMRRTICIIMTVGIWSSSSLIILVIAVYVQSLPYCGSNVIDHFVCEFPALLKLSCTDTSAFEKVIYFDNVLLIFLPILVILSSYIAILVQVLSMRSTEGRHKALGTCLSHLCVVSIFLGASMLTYSASVTSYSAQQSMIYSVCITVVPPMLNPFIYSLRNRDVITALKKLFVKCIPQK; translated from the coding sequence ATGGAAAATGCAAATGGGACGTCATGGACAGAGTTTCTTCTTGTGGGGCTTGTACATCTAAAGTCGCCTACTGTTTTCTTTGCTGTGGTGCTTTTTATGGCCTTCATTGCTCTGTTGGGGAACTCTCTCCTCCTGTTCCTTATCCAGTTTGATTCCACCCTTCATACTCCAATGTACTTTTTCCTGAGTCAACTGTCCTGCATGGATATGGGTCAGATCTTCATTGTGGTCCCTAAAATGTCAGTGAGCTTTTTAACACAGAGATACGCAATTTCACTCTCAGGGTGTGTGGCCCAGATTTTTCTCACTCTGACCATGGGGAGCTCAGAAAGCTTTGTCTTGGCTGTCATGTCATATGATAGGTATGTGGCCATCTGTAGGCCCTTGCAATACCCAGTCCTCATGAGGAGAACCATCTGCATTATCATGACAGTGGGGATCTGGTCTTCATCATCACTCATCATCCTGGTCATTGCCGTTTATGTACAATCTCTTCCCTACTGTGGGTCAAACGTGATTGACCATTTTGTTTGTGAGTTCCCAGCTCTTCTGAAGTTATCCTGCACTGACACATCTGCATTTGAAAAAGTGATATACTTTGACAATGTGTTGTTAAtttttctccccatcttagtAATCCTTTCTTCCTACATAGCCATCCTTGTGCAAGTTTTGAGCATGCGCTCAACTGAAGGAAGGCACAAGGCCTTAGGGACCTGCTTATCTCACTTATGTGTAGTGAGTATCTTTCTTGGGGCATCTATGCTGACATATTCGGCCTCTGTGACATCGTACTCAGCTCAACAATCCATGATTTACTCTGTGTGCATCACCGTGGTCCCCCCAATGCTGAACCCGTTTATATACAGTCTACGGAATCGAGATGTGATCACAGCACTGAAAAAGCTCTTTGTAAAATGCATACCACAGAAATGA
- the LOC136639007 gene encoding olfactory receptor 2T2-like: MENANGTSWTEFLLVGLVHLKTPTVFFAIVLFMAFIALLGNSLLLFLIQIDSTLHTPMYFFLSQLSCMDMGQIFIVFPKMSVSFLTQRYAISLSGCVAQIFLTLTMGSSESFVLAVMSYDRYVAICRPLQYPVLMRRTICIIMTVGIWSSSSLIILVVAVYVQSLPYCGSNVIDHFFSELPALLKLSCTDTSAFEKVIYFDNVVVIFLPILVILSSYIAILVQVLRMRSTEGRHKALGTCLSHLIVVSIFLGAAILTYTVPVSSYSSQRSMINSVFTTVVPPMLNPFIYSLRNRDVIAALKKVFIKCRPQK; this comes from the coding sequence ATGGAAAATGCAAATGGGACGTCATGGACCGAGTTTCTTCTTGTGGGGCTTGTACATCTAAAGACGCCTACTGTTTtctttgctatagtgctttttatGGCCTTCATTGCTCTGTTGGGGAACTCTCTCCTCCTGTTCCTTATCCAGATTGATTCCACCCTTCATACTCCAATGTACTTTTTCCTGAGTCAACTGTCCTGCATGGATATGGGTCAGATCTTCATTGTGTTCCCTAAAATGTCAGTGAGCTTTTTAACACAGAGATACGCAATTTCACTCTCAGGGTGTGTGGCCCAGATTTTTCTCACTCTGACCATGGGGAGCTCAGAAAGCTTTGTCTTGGCTGTCATGTCATATGATAGGTATGTAGCCATCTGTAGGCCCCTGCAATACCCGGTCCTCATGAGGAGAACCATCTGCATTATCATGACAGTGGGGATCTGGTCTTCATCATCACTCATCATCCTGGTCGTTGCCGTTTATGTACAATCTCTTCCCTACTGTGGGTCAAATGTGATTGACCATTTTTTTTCTGAGCTTCCAGCTCTCCTGAAGTTATCCTGCACTGACACATCTGCATTTGAAAAAGTGATATACTTTGACAATGTGGTGGTAAtttttctccccatcttagtAATCCTTTCTTCGTACATAGCCATCCTTGTGCAAGTTTTGCGCATGCGCTCAACTGAAGGAAGGCACAAGGCCTTAGGGACCTGCTTGTCTCACTTGATTGTGGTGAGTATCTTTCTTGGGGCAGCAATACTGACCTACACCGTTCCTGTATCCTCTTATTCATCACAAAGGTCCATGATTAACTCTGTGTTCACCACTGTTGTCCCCCCAATGCTGAACCCTTTTATATACAGCCTGCGGAATCGGGATGTGATCGCAGCACTGAAAAAGGTCTTTATAAAATGCAGACCGCAGAAATGA